A portion of the Malania oleifera isolate guangnan ecotype guangnan chromosome 3, ASM2987363v1, whole genome shotgun sequence genome contains these proteins:
- the LOC131151291 gene encoding S-protein homolog 5-like, with protein MSPFKSSLLALVLLALSMHGFPHVVRAKIHVNVTDSLGAASDPMTLHCQSKDNDLGPHNLSDGQFFSWHFELNFWGTTLFFCRVDWQDKFLYFNAYDYKNHPFQCDNNLCDWHVQPDGAYFLPDGIDHYVLEACRPSPRSNGFTQHISFVVPLRAS; from the exons ATGAGTCCCTTCAAGAGCTCCCTGCTGGCACTCGTCCTCCTTGCGCTTTCCATGCACGGCTTCCCCCATGTCGTCCGTGCCAAGATCCATGTAAATGTGACAGATAGCTTGGGCGCAGCCTCAGACCCGATGACGCTTCACTGCCAATCAAAAGACAACGACTTGGGGCCACATAACCTCTCCGACGGACAGTTCTTCTCCTGGCATTTTGAACTGAACTTTTGGGGCACAACTCTCTTCTTCTGCAGGGTGGATTGGCAAGACAAGTTTCTGTATTTCAATGCGTATGATTACAAAAACCACCCCTTCCAATGCGACAATAATCTGTGCGATTGGCACGTACAACCTGATGGAGCCTACTTCCTCCCCGACGGCATCGATCACTACGTTCTAGAG GCATGTCGACCTTCTCCTCGTTCAAATGGTTTCACTCAGCATATCTCTTTTGTGGTTCCTCTTAGAGCTAGTTGA